From Lagenorhynchus albirostris chromosome 15, mLagAlb1.1, whole genome shotgun sequence, one genomic window encodes:
- the GIGYF1 gene encoding GRB10-interacting GYF protein 1 isoform X3, which produces MAAETLNFGPEWLRALSSGGSVASPPPSPAMPKYKLADYRYGREEMLALYVKESKVPDELQDKEFAAVLQEEPLQPLALEPLTEEEQRNFSLSVNSVAVLRLMGKGAGPPLGGASRGRGSTRSRGRGRGDSCFYQRSIEEGDGAFGRNPREIQRSQSWDDRSERRFEKSARRDGARSGFDEGGAGPRKEHARSDSENWRSLREEQEEEEEGSWRLGAGPRRDGDRWRSASPDGGPRSAGWREHGDRRRKFEFDLRGDRGGCGEEEGRGGGGGSHLRRGRGPDGFDDDKDGLPEWCLDDEDEEMGTFDASGAFLPVKKGPKEPIPEEQELDFQGLEEEEEEPSEGLDEEGPEAGGKELTPLPPQEEKSSSPSPLPSLGPLWGGNGEGDDALEKDLPAAEGDDMRAVQLSPGVGSPPGPPGDLEDDEGLKHLQQEAEKLVASLQDSSLEEERFTAAIQAQGLRHSAAATALPLSHGAARKWFYKDPQGEIQGPFTTQEMAEWFQAGYFSMALLVKRGCDEGFQPLGEVIKMWGRVPFAPGPSPPPLLGNMDQERLKKQLPQCALREKAALGDLPPPPQQQLTAFLQQLQALKPPRGGDQNLLPTMNRSLSAPDSGPLWDIHTSASSQSGGEASLWDIPINSSTQGPILEQLQLQHKFQERREVELRAKREEEERKRREEKRRQQQQEEQKRRQEEEELFRRKQVRQQELLLKLLQQQQAVAAVPVPPAPSSPPPLWAGLAKQGLSMKTLLELQLEGERQMHKQPPPREPSRAQAPNHRVQLGGLGATPLNQWVSEAGPLWGGPDKSGGSSGLGLWEDTLKSSGSLARSLGLKNSRSSPSLSDSYSHLSGRPVRKKTEEEEKLLKLLQGIPRPQDGFTQWCEQMLHTLSTTGSLDVPMAVAILKEVESPYDVHDYIRSCLGDTLEAKEFAKQFLERRAKQKASQQRQQQQEAWLSSGSLQTAFQTNHSTKLGSGEGSKAKRRALMLHSDPSILGYSLHGPSGEIESVDDY; this is translated from the exons ATGGCAGCAGAGACCCTCAACTTTGGGCCTGAGTG GCTGAGGGCCCTTTCTAGTGGTGGCAGTgtggcctccccacccccatcccccgccaTGCCCAAATACAAGCTGGCCGACTATCGCTACGGGCGAGAGGAGATGCTGGCCCTCTATGTCAAGGAGAGCAAG GTCCCCGATGAGCTGCAAGACAAGGAGTTTGCTGCGGTGCTGCAGGAGGAGCCGCTGCAGCCCCTGGCGCTGGAGCCTCTGACTGAGGAGGAGCAG AGAAACTTCTCCCTGTCAGTGAACAGTGTGGCTGTGCTGAGGCTGATGGGGAAAGGGGCTGGTCCCCCCCTAGGTGGCGCCTCCCGTGGCAGGGGCAGCACGCGGAGCCGAG GCCGCGGCCGCGGTGACAGTTGCTTTTACCAAAGAAGCATTGAAGAAGGCGATGGGGCCTTTGGCCGAAACCCCCGGGAGATCCAGCGTAGCCAGAGTTGGGATGACAG AAGCGAGAGGCGGTTTGAGAAGTCGGCCAGGAGGGATGGAG CGCGATCCGGGTTTGATGAGGGAGGGGCTGGCCCGAGGAAGGAGCATGCCCGCTCAGATAGCGAGAACTGGCGTTCTCTCCGGGAGgaacaagaggaagaggaggagggcagCTGGAGACTTGGGGCAGGACCCCGGCGAGATGGCGACCGCTGGCGCTCTGCCAGCCCTG ATGGCGGCCCCCGCTCTGCTGGCTGGCGGGAACATGGGGACCGGCGTCGGAAGTTTGAATTTGATTTGCGAGGGGATCGAGGAGGGTGTGgtgaagaggaggggaggggtggggggggcggctcTCACCTCCGGAGGGGCCGAGGGCCTGACGGCTTTGATGACGACAAGGATGGGCTCCCGGAGTGGTGTCTGGACGATGAGGATGAAGAAATGGGCACCTTCGATGCCTCCGGGGCCTTCTTGCCTGTCAAG AAGGGCCCCAAGGAGCCCATTCCTGAGGAGCAGGAGCTCGACTTCCAGGgtctggaggaagaggaggaagagcctTCCGAAGGGCTGGACGAGGAGGGGCCTGAGGCGG GTGGGAAAGAACTGACCCCACTGCCTCCTCAGGAGGAGAAGTCCAGctccccatccccactgcccAGCTTGGGCCCACTCTGGGGAGGCAACGGGGAAGGCGATGATGCTCTGGAGAAAGACCTGCCGGCAGCTGAAG GAGACGATATGAGGGCAGTGCAGCTGAGTCCTGGGGTGGGTTCACCCCCTGGCCCACCTGGAGATCTGGAAGATGATGAAGGCTTGAAGCACCTGCAGCAG GAGGCGGAGAAGCTCGTGGCCTCCCTGCAGGACAGCTCCCTGGAGGAGGAGCGGTTCACAGCCGCCATCCAGGCCCAGGGCCTGCGCCACTCTGCAGCTGCCACCGCCCTCCCCCTCAGCCACGGCGCGGCCCGGAAGTGGTTCTACAAGGACCCGCAGGGGGAGATCCAAG GCCCCTTCACGACACAGGAGATGGCGGAGTGGTTCCAGGCGGGCTATTTCTCTATGGCCCTGCTTGTGAAGCGGGGCTGTGATGAGGGCTTCCAGCCGTTGGGTGAGGTGATCAAGATGTGGGGTCGTGTGCCCTTTGCCCCTGGGCCCTCACCACCCCCACTGCTG GGAAACATGGACCAGGAGCGGCTGAAGAAG CAGCTCCCGCAGTGTGCGCTCCGGGAAAAGGCGGCTCTGGGGgacctgccgccgccgccgcagcagcAGCTCACCGCATTCCTGCAGCAGCTCCAAGCTCTCAAGCCCCCCAG GGGTGGGGACCAGAACTTGCTCCCGACGATGAACCGGTCCCTGTCAGCGCCAGACTCGGGCCCCCTCTGGGACATACATACCTCAGCCTCATCACAGTCAG GCGGTGAGGCCAGTCTTTGGGACATACCAATTAACTCTTCGACTCAGGGTCCAATTCTAGAACAACTCCAGCTGCAGCATAAA TTCCAGGAGCGCAGAGAAGTGGAGCTCAGGGCGAAGCGGGAGGAGGAGGAGCGCAAGCGCCGAGAGGAGAAGCGccgccagcagcagcaggaggagcAGAAGCGGCGGCAGGAAGAAGAGGAGCTGTTTCGGCGCAAGCAG GTGCGGCAGCAGGAGCTCCTGCTGAAGCTGCTCCAGCAGCAGCAGGCGGTGGCTGCCGTCCCTGTGCCTCCTGCGCCCAGTTCCCCGCCCCCCCTGTGGGCCGGCCTGGCCAAGCAGGGCCTGTCGATGAAGACGCTGCTAGAGCTGCAGCTGGAGGGCGAGCGGCAGATGCATAAGCAGCCCCCGCCTCGGGAGCCTTCGCGGGCCCAGGCTCCCAACCACCGCGTG CAGCTCGGGGGCCTGGGCGCCACCCCCCTGAACCAGTGGGTGTCTGAGGCTGGGCCGCTGTGGGGCGGGCCCGACAAGAGTGGGGGCAGCAGCGGCCTGGGGCTCTGGGAGGACACCCTCAAGAGCAGCGGGAGCCTGGCCCGCAGCCTGGGCCTGAAGAACAGCCGCAGCAGCCCCTCTCTCAG TGACTCGTATAGCCACCTGTCGGGTCGGCCTGTGCGCAAAAAGAcggaagaggaagagaagctgCTGAAGCTGCTCCAGGGCATCCCCCGGCCCCAGGATGGCTTCACCCAGTGGTGTGAGCAGATGCTGCACACGCTGAGCACCACGGGCAGCCTGGACG TGCCCATGGCTGTAGCGATCCTCAAGGAGGTGGAATCCCCCTACGACGTCCATGACTATATCCGTTCCTGCCTGGGGGACACGCTGGAAGCCAAAGAATTTGCCAAACAATTCCTGGAGCGGAGGGCCAAGCAGAAGGCCAgccagcagcggcagcagcagcag GAGGCTTGGCTGAGCAGTGGCTCCCTGCAGACAGCCTTTCAGACCAACCACAGCACCAAACTCGGCTCTGGGGAGGGCAGCAAAGCCAAGAGGCGGGCACTGATGCTGCACTCGGACCCCAGCATCTTGG GGTACTCCCTGCATGGACCTTCTGGTGAGATCGAGAGCGTGGATGACTACTGA
- the GIGYF1 gene encoding GRB10-interacting GYF protein 1 isoform X2, whose protein sequence is MAAETLNFGPEWLRALSSGGSVASPPPSPAMPKYKLADYRYGREEMLALYVKESKVPDELQDKEFAAVLQEEPLQPLALEPLTEEEQRNFSLSVNSVAVLRLMGKGAGPPLGGASRGRGSTRSRGRGRGDSCFYQRSIEEGDGAFGRNPREIQRSQSWDDRSERRFEKSARRDGARSGFDEGGAGPRKEHARSDSENWRSLREEQEEEEEGSWRLGAGPRRDGDRWRSASPDGGPRSAGWREHGDRRRKFEFDLRGDRGGCGEEEGRGGGGGSHLRRGRGPDGFDDDKDGLPEWCLDDEDEEMGTFDASGAFLPVKKGPKEPIPEEQELDFQGLEEEEEEPSEGLDEEGPEAGGKELTPLPPQEEKSSSPSPLPSLGPLWGGNGEGDDALEKDLPAAEGDDMRAVQLSPGVGSPPGPPGDLEDDEGLKHLQQEAEKLVASLQDSSLEEERFTAAIQAQGLRHSAAATALPLSHGAARKWFYKDPQGEIQGPFTTQEMAEWFQAGYFSMALLVKRGCDEGFQPLGEVIKMWGRVPFAPGPSPPPLLGNMDQERLKKQQELAAAALYQQLQHQQFLQLVGSRQLPQCALREKAALGDLPPPPQQQLTAFLQQLQALKPPRGGDQNLLPTMNRSLSAPDSGPLWDIHTSASSQSGGEASLWDIPINSSTQGPILEQLQLQHKFQERREVELRAKREEEERKRREEKRRQQQQEEQKRRQEEEELFRRKQVRQQELLLKLLQQQQAVAAVPVPPAPSSPPPLWAGLAKQGLSMKTLLELQLEGERQMHKQPPPREPSRAQAPNHRVLGGLGATPLNQWVSEAGPLWGGPDKSGGSSGLGLWEDTLKSSGSLARSLGLKNSRSSPSLSDSYSHLSGRPVRKKTEEEEKLLKLLQGIPRPQDGFTQWCEQMLHTLSTTGSLDVPMAVAILKEVESPYDVHDYIRSCLGDTLEAKEFAKQFLERRAKQKASQQRQQQQEAWLSSGSLQTAFQTNHSTKLGSGEGSKAKRRALMLHSDPSILGYSLHGPSGEIESVDDY, encoded by the exons ATGGCAGCAGAGACCCTCAACTTTGGGCCTGAGTG GCTGAGGGCCCTTTCTAGTGGTGGCAGTgtggcctccccacccccatcccccgccaTGCCCAAATACAAGCTGGCCGACTATCGCTACGGGCGAGAGGAGATGCTGGCCCTCTATGTCAAGGAGAGCAAG GTCCCCGATGAGCTGCAAGACAAGGAGTTTGCTGCGGTGCTGCAGGAGGAGCCGCTGCAGCCCCTGGCGCTGGAGCCTCTGACTGAGGAGGAGCAG AGAAACTTCTCCCTGTCAGTGAACAGTGTGGCTGTGCTGAGGCTGATGGGGAAAGGGGCTGGTCCCCCCCTAGGTGGCGCCTCCCGTGGCAGGGGCAGCACGCGGAGCCGAG GCCGCGGCCGCGGTGACAGTTGCTTTTACCAAAGAAGCATTGAAGAAGGCGATGGGGCCTTTGGCCGAAACCCCCGGGAGATCCAGCGTAGCCAGAGTTGGGATGACAG AAGCGAGAGGCGGTTTGAGAAGTCGGCCAGGAGGGATGGAG CGCGATCCGGGTTTGATGAGGGAGGGGCTGGCCCGAGGAAGGAGCATGCCCGCTCAGATAGCGAGAACTGGCGTTCTCTCCGGGAGgaacaagaggaagaggaggagggcagCTGGAGACTTGGGGCAGGACCCCGGCGAGATGGCGACCGCTGGCGCTCTGCCAGCCCTG ATGGCGGCCCCCGCTCTGCTGGCTGGCGGGAACATGGGGACCGGCGTCGGAAGTTTGAATTTGATTTGCGAGGGGATCGAGGAGGGTGTGgtgaagaggaggggaggggtggggggggcggctcTCACCTCCGGAGGGGCCGAGGGCCTGACGGCTTTGATGACGACAAGGATGGGCTCCCGGAGTGGTGTCTGGACGATGAGGATGAAGAAATGGGCACCTTCGATGCCTCCGGGGCCTTCTTGCCTGTCAAG AAGGGCCCCAAGGAGCCCATTCCTGAGGAGCAGGAGCTCGACTTCCAGGgtctggaggaagaggaggaagagcctTCCGAAGGGCTGGACGAGGAGGGGCCTGAGGCGG GTGGGAAAGAACTGACCCCACTGCCTCCTCAGGAGGAGAAGTCCAGctccccatccccactgcccAGCTTGGGCCCACTCTGGGGAGGCAACGGGGAAGGCGATGATGCTCTGGAGAAAGACCTGCCGGCAGCTGAAG GAGACGATATGAGGGCAGTGCAGCTGAGTCCTGGGGTGGGTTCACCCCCTGGCCCACCTGGAGATCTGGAAGATGATGAAGGCTTGAAGCACCTGCAGCAG GAGGCGGAGAAGCTCGTGGCCTCCCTGCAGGACAGCTCCCTGGAGGAGGAGCGGTTCACAGCCGCCATCCAGGCCCAGGGCCTGCGCCACTCTGCAGCTGCCACCGCCCTCCCCCTCAGCCACGGCGCGGCCCGGAAGTGGTTCTACAAGGACCCGCAGGGGGAGATCCAAG GCCCCTTCACGACACAGGAGATGGCGGAGTGGTTCCAGGCGGGCTATTTCTCTATGGCCCTGCTTGTGAAGCGGGGCTGTGATGAGGGCTTCCAGCCGTTGGGTGAGGTGATCAAGATGTGGGGTCGTGTGCCCTTTGCCCCTGGGCCCTCACCACCCCCACTGCTG GGAAACATGGACCAGGAGCGGCTGAAGAAGCAGCAGGAGCTGGCAGCAGCCGCCTTGTACCAGCAGCTGCAGCACCAGCAGTTTCTGCAGCTGGTCGGCAG CCGCCAGCTCCCGCAGTGTGCGCTCCGGGAAAAGGCGGCTCTGGGGgacctgccgccgccgccgcagcagcAGCTCACCGCATTCCTGCAGCAGCTCCAAGCTCTCAAGCCCCCCAG GGGTGGGGACCAGAACTTGCTCCCGACGATGAACCGGTCCCTGTCAGCGCCAGACTCGGGCCCCCTCTGGGACATACATACCTCAGCCTCATCACAGTCAG GCGGTGAGGCCAGTCTTTGGGACATACCAATTAACTCTTCGACTCAGGGTCCAATTCTAGAACAACTCCAGCTGCAGCATAAA TTCCAGGAGCGCAGAGAAGTGGAGCTCAGGGCGAAGCGGGAGGAGGAGGAGCGCAAGCGCCGAGAGGAGAAGCGccgccagcagcagcaggaggagcAGAAGCGGCGGCAGGAAGAAGAGGAGCTGTTTCGGCGCAAGCAG GTGCGGCAGCAGGAGCTCCTGCTGAAGCTGCTCCAGCAGCAGCAGGCGGTGGCTGCCGTCCCTGTGCCTCCTGCGCCCAGTTCCCCGCCCCCCCTGTGGGCCGGCCTGGCCAAGCAGGGCCTGTCGATGAAGACGCTGCTAGAGCTGCAGCTGGAGGGCGAGCGGCAGATGCATAAGCAGCCCCCGCCTCGGGAGCCTTCGCGGGCCCAGGCTCCCAACCACCGCGTG CTCGGGGGCCTGGGCGCCACCCCCCTGAACCAGTGGGTGTCTGAGGCTGGGCCGCTGTGGGGCGGGCCCGACAAGAGTGGGGGCAGCAGCGGCCTGGGGCTCTGGGAGGACACCCTCAAGAGCAGCGGGAGCCTGGCCCGCAGCCTGGGCCTGAAGAACAGCCGCAGCAGCCCCTCTCTCAG TGACTCGTATAGCCACCTGTCGGGTCGGCCTGTGCGCAAAAAGAcggaagaggaagagaagctgCTGAAGCTGCTCCAGGGCATCCCCCGGCCCCAGGATGGCTTCACCCAGTGGTGTGAGCAGATGCTGCACACGCTGAGCACCACGGGCAGCCTGGACG TGCCCATGGCTGTAGCGATCCTCAAGGAGGTGGAATCCCCCTACGACGTCCATGACTATATCCGTTCCTGCCTGGGGGACACGCTGGAAGCCAAAGAATTTGCCAAACAATTCCTGGAGCGGAGGGCCAAGCAGAAGGCCAgccagcagcggcagcagcagcag GAGGCTTGGCTGAGCAGTGGCTCCCTGCAGACAGCCTTTCAGACCAACCACAGCACCAAACTCGGCTCTGGGGAGGGCAGCAAAGCCAAGAGGCGGGCACTGATGCTGCACTCGGACCCCAGCATCTTGG GGTACTCCCTGCATGGACCTTCTGGTGAGATCGAGAGCGTGGATGACTACTGA
- the GIGYF1 gene encoding GRB10-interacting GYF protein 1 isoform X1, with amino-acid sequence MAAETLNFGPEWLRALSSGGSVASPPPSPAMPKYKLADYRYGREEMLALYVKESKVPDELQDKEFAAVLQEEPLQPLALEPLTEEEQRNFSLSVNSVAVLRLMGKGAGPPLGGASRGRGSTRSRGRGRGDSCFYQRSIEEGDGAFGRNPREIQRSQSWDDRSERRFEKSARRDGARSGFDEGGAGPRKEHARSDSENWRSLREEQEEEEEGSWRLGAGPRRDGDRWRSASPDGGPRSAGWREHGDRRRKFEFDLRGDRGGCGEEEGRGGGGGSHLRRGRGPDGFDDDKDGLPEWCLDDEDEEMGTFDASGAFLPVKKGPKEPIPEEQELDFQGLEEEEEEPSEGLDEEGPEAGGKELTPLPPQEEKSSSPSPLPSLGPLWGGNGEGDDALEKDLPAAEGDDMRAVQLSPGVGSPPGPPGDLEDDEGLKHLQQEAEKLVASLQDSSLEEERFTAAIQAQGLRHSAAATALPLSHGAARKWFYKDPQGEIQGPFTTQEMAEWFQAGYFSMALLVKRGCDEGFQPLGEVIKMWGRVPFAPGPSPPPLLGNMDQERLKKQQELAAAALYQQLQHQQFLQLVGSRQLPQCALREKAALGDLPPPPQQQLTAFLQQLQALKPPRGGDQNLLPTMNRSLSAPDSGPLWDIHTSASSQSGGEASLWDIPINSSTQGPILEQLQLQHKFQERREVELRAKREEEERKRREEKRRQQQQEEQKRRQEEEELFRRKQVRQQELLLKLLQQQQAVAAVPVPPAPSSPPPLWAGLAKQGLSMKTLLELQLEGERQMHKQPPPREPSRAQAPNHRVQLGGLGATPLNQWVSEAGPLWGGPDKSGGSSGLGLWEDTLKSSGSLARSLGLKNSRSSPSLSDSYSHLSGRPVRKKTEEEEKLLKLLQGIPRPQDGFTQWCEQMLHTLSTTGSLDVPMAVAILKEVESPYDVHDYIRSCLGDTLEAKEFAKQFLERRAKQKASQQRQQQQEAWLSSGSLQTAFQTNHSTKLGSGEGSKAKRRALMLHSDPSILGYSLHGPSGEIESVDDY; translated from the exons ATGGCAGCAGAGACCCTCAACTTTGGGCCTGAGTG GCTGAGGGCCCTTTCTAGTGGTGGCAGTgtggcctccccacccccatcccccgccaTGCCCAAATACAAGCTGGCCGACTATCGCTACGGGCGAGAGGAGATGCTGGCCCTCTATGTCAAGGAGAGCAAG GTCCCCGATGAGCTGCAAGACAAGGAGTTTGCTGCGGTGCTGCAGGAGGAGCCGCTGCAGCCCCTGGCGCTGGAGCCTCTGACTGAGGAGGAGCAG AGAAACTTCTCCCTGTCAGTGAACAGTGTGGCTGTGCTGAGGCTGATGGGGAAAGGGGCTGGTCCCCCCCTAGGTGGCGCCTCCCGTGGCAGGGGCAGCACGCGGAGCCGAG GCCGCGGCCGCGGTGACAGTTGCTTTTACCAAAGAAGCATTGAAGAAGGCGATGGGGCCTTTGGCCGAAACCCCCGGGAGATCCAGCGTAGCCAGAGTTGGGATGACAG AAGCGAGAGGCGGTTTGAGAAGTCGGCCAGGAGGGATGGAG CGCGATCCGGGTTTGATGAGGGAGGGGCTGGCCCGAGGAAGGAGCATGCCCGCTCAGATAGCGAGAACTGGCGTTCTCTCCGGGAGgaacaagaggaagaggaggagggcagCTGGAGACTTGGGGCAGGACCCCGGCGAGATGGCGACCGCTGGCGCTCTGCCAGCCCTG ATGGCGGCCCCCGCTCTGCTGGCTGGCGGGAACATGGGGACCGGCGTCGGAAGTTTGAATTTGATTTGCGAGGGGATCGAGGAGGGTGTGgtgaagaggaggggaggggtggggggggcggctcTCACCTCCGGAGGGGCCGAGGGCCTGACGGCTTTGATGACGACAAGGATGGGCTCCCGGAGTGGTGTCTGGACGATGAGGATGAAGAAATGGGCACCTTCGATGCCTCCGGGGCCTTCTTGCCTGTCAAG AAGGGCCCCAAGGAGCCCATTCCTGAGGAGCAGGAGCTCGACTTCCAGGgtctggaggaagaggaggaagagcctTCCGAAGGGCTGGACGAGGAGGGGCCTGAGGCGG GTGGGAAAGAACTGACCCCACTGCCTCCTCAGGAGGAGAAGTCCAGctccccatccccactgcccAGCTTGGGCCCACTCTGGGGAGGCAACGGGGAAGGCGATGATGCTCTGGAGAAAGACCTGCCGGCAGCTGAAG GAGACGATATGAGGGCAGTGCAGCTGAGTCCTGGGGTGGGTTCACCCCCTGGCCCACCTGGAGATCTGGAAGATGATGAAGGCTTGAAGCACCTGCAGCAG GAGGCGGAGAAGCTCGTGGCCTCCCTGCAGGACAGCTCCCTGGAGGAGGAGCGGTTCACAGCCGCCATCCAGGCCCAGGGCCTGCGCCACTCTGCAGCTGCCACCGCCCTCCCCCTCAGCCACGGCGCGGCCCGGAAGTGGTTCTACAAGGACCCGCAGGGGGAGATCCAAG GCCCCTTCACGACACAGGAGATGGCGGAGTGGTTCCAGGCGGGCTATTTCTCTATGGCCCTGCTTGTGAAGCGGGGCTGTGATGAGGGCTTCCAGCCGTTGGGTGAGGTGATCAAGATGTGGGGTCGTGTGCCCTTTGCCCCTGGGCCCTCACCACCCCCACTGCTG GGAAACATGGACCAGGAGCGGCTGAAGAAGCAGCAGGAGCTGGCAGCAGCCGCCTTGTACCAGCAGCTGCAGCACCAGCAGTTTCTGCAGCTGGTCGGCAG CCGCCAGCTCCCGCAGTGTGCGCTCCGGGAAAAGGCGGCTCTGGGGgacctgccgccgccgccgcagcagcAGCTCACCGCATTCCTGCAGCAGCTCCAAGCTCTCAAGCCCCCCAG GGGTGGGGACCAGAACTTGCTCCCGACGATGAACCGGTCCCTGTCAGCGCCAGACTCGGGCCCCCTCTGGGACATACATACCTCAGCCTCATCACAGTCAG GCGGTGAGGCCAGTCTTTGGGACATACCAATTAACTCTTCGACTCAGGGTCCAATTCTAGAACAACTCCAGCTGCAGCATAAA TTCCAGGAGCGCAGAGAAGTGGAGCTCAGGGCGAAGCGGGAGGAGGAGGAGCGCAAGCGCCGAGAGGAGAAGCGccgccagcagcagcaggaggagcAGAAGCGGCGGCAGGAAGAAGAGGAGCTGTTTCGGCGCAAGCAG GTGCGGCAGCAGGAGCTCCTGCTGAAGCTGCTCCAGCAGCAGCAGGCGGTGGCTGCCGTCCCTGTGCCTCCTGCGCCCAGTTCCCCGCCCCCCCTGTGGGCCGGCCTGGCCAAGCAGGGCCTGTCGATGAAGACGCTGCTAGAGCTGCAGCTGGAGGGCGAGCGGCAGATGCATAAGCAGCCCCCGCCTCGGGAGCCTTCGCGGGCCCAGGCTCCCAACCACCGCGTG CAGCTCGGGGGCCTGGGCGCCACCCCCCTGAACCAGTGGGTGTCTGAGGCTGGGCCGCTGTGGGGCGGGCCCGACAAGAGTGGGGGCAGCAGCGGCCTGGGGCTCTGGGAGGACACCCTCAAGAGCAGCGGGAGCCTGGCCCGCAGCCTGGGCCTGAAGAACAGCCGCAGCAGCCCCTCTCTCAG TGACTCGTATAGCCACCTGTCGGGTCGGCCTGTGCGCAAAAAGAcggaagaggaagagaagctgCTGAAGCTGCTCCAGGGCATCCCCCGGCCCCAGGATGGCTTCACCCAGTGGTGTGAGCAGATGCTGCACACGCTGAGCACCACGGGCAGCCTGGACG TGCCCATGGCTGTAGCGATCCTCAAGGAGGTGGAATCCCCCTACGACGTCCATGACTATATCCGTTCCTGCCTGGGGGACACGCTGGAAGCCAAAGAATTTGCCAAACAATTCCTGGAGCGGAGGGCCAAGCAGAAGGCCAgccagcagcggcagcagcagcag GAGGCTTGGCTGAGCAGTGGCTCCCTGCAGACAGCCTTTCAGACCAACCACAGCACCAAACTCGGCTCTGGGGAGGGCAGCAAAGCCAAGAGGCGGGCACTGATGCTGCACTCGGACCCCAGCATCTTGG GGTACTCCCTGCATGGACCTTCTGGTGAGATCGAGAGCGTGGATGACTACTGA